Proteins from a single region of Acidimicrobiia bacterium:
- a CDS encoding DUF169 domain-containing protein: protein MADTNWSQLASELTATLHLATPPLAITFSDAPLEGVAPFEEPMPDALPDGRTGRVPAGCVFWMKAADRTFSTVADDHANCSVGSVTHGFKTLEEVAGNSDVAALLDSGWVTMDVVPQIPVVHKKPGAVTYGPLADTPVDPDVVFLRVTGRQLMVLSDAIPGLRIEGKPQCHIVAVAKEEHVPAASVGCALSRVRTGMPPTEMTCALPASLLPNIVHSIKQHAEADTTVALYAAEDARRFD from the coding sequence ATGGCCGACACCAACTGGTCCCAGCTCGCGTCCGAGCTCACCGCCACGCTGCACCTCGCGACCCCGCCGCTCGCAATCACGTTCTCCGACGCGCCGCTCGAGGGCGTCGCGCCGTTCGAGGAACCGATGCCCGACGCGCTGCCCGACGGCCGCACGGGGCGCGTGCCCGCGGGCTGTGTGTTCTGGATGAAAGCGGCGGACCGAACCTTCAGCACCGTCGCCGACGATCACGCCAACTGCAGCGTCGGCAGCGTGACCCACGGCTTCAAGACCCTCGAGGAAGTGGCGGGCAACTCCGACGTCGCCGCGCTCCTCGATTCGGGTTGGGTCACGATGGACGTTGTCCCGCAGATCCCGGTGGTGCACAAGAAGCCCGGCGCGGTTACGTACGGGCCGCTCGCGGACACGCCGGTCGACCCCGACGTGGTGTTCCTGCGCGTCACCGGCCGTCAGCTCATGGTGCTGTCCGACGCGATCCCGGGCTTGCGCATCGAGGGCAAGCCGCAGTGTCACATCGTCGCGGTGGCGAAGGAAGAGCACGTGCCCGCCGCGAGCGTGGGGTGCGCGCTCAGCCGGGTGCGTACGGGCATGCCGCCCACCGAGATGACGTGCGCGCTCCCCGCGTCACTGCTGCCCAACATCGTCCACTCGATCAAGCAGCACGCCGAAGCCGAC
- a CDS encoding VOC family protein, whose protein sequence is MIPVKRLNHAVLYVRDAQASADFYEKALDFQVVGAMGRAAVFLRASASDNHHDLALFSIGADAPGPEQGRVGLYHLAWEVPTIDDLVDARAHLSEIGALVGESDHGVSKSLYAHDIDGIEFEVLWTVPREAWGEYEKNAVSQPLDLASEVARHGSRAAR, encoded by the coding sequence ATGATCCCGGTCAAGCGACTCAACCATGCCGTCCTCTATGTGCGCGACGCCCAGGCGTCCGCCGACTTCTACGAGAAGGCCCTCGACTTCCAGGTGGTGGGAGCAATGGGTCGGGCCGCGGTGTTCCTCCGTGCCAGCGCGTCCGACAACCACCACGACCTCGCCCTGTTCTCCATCGGCGCCGATGCGCCGGGCCCCGAGCAGGGGCGCGTGGGGCTCTACCACCTCGCGTGGGAGGTGCCCACCATCGACGACCTGGTGGATGCCCGCGCGCACCTCTCGGAGATTGGGGCGTTGGTCGGCGAGAGCGACCATGGCGTGAGCAAGTCGCTCTACGCTCACGACATCGACGGCATCGAGTTCGAGGTGCTGTGGACCGTGCCGCGCGAGGCATGGGGCGAGTACGAGAAGAACGCGGTCTCGCAGCCTCTCGACCTCGCGTCGGAGGTGGCTCGACACGGGAGCCGCGCCGCTCGGTAA